In the genome of Nocardia sp. NBC_00416, one region contains:
- a CDS encoding ABC transporter permease yields the protein MPAVAVDLRGTAGVYWRLMAAGFRRQWHYKLAMFSGLFTNCVFGFVRAAVMVAAIDATGGFGGYDAGSIGAYVWISQGLLGAMQFMSAELELAERVRNGDIAIDFLRPVDVQLGNLAADLGRALCTLIPRGVPSLLVGSLTFGLVLPTSPESYLLGAFSVLLAAALSYLSLFALTMVAFWVVETRGIRSLYQTGGTFLAGLFVPVHIFPDWLRAIAESTPFPSMLQVPVDVLSGRVTGWDAAHLVGTQVFWLLVVGAAGRVLLAAGRRKLEVQGG from the coding sequence CAATGGCATTACAAGCTGGCGATGTTCTCCGGGTTGTTCACCAACTGTGTGTTCGGATTCGTCCGGGCGGCGGTCATGGTGGCGGCGATCGACGCGACCGGCGGTTTCGGTGGCTACGACGCGGGCAGTATCGGCGCCTATGTCTGGATCTCCCAGGGTCTGCTCGGCGCCATGCAGTTCATGTCGGCGGAACTCGAACTGGCCGAACGGGTCCGCAACGGCGATATCGCCATCGACTTCCTGCGGCCGGTCGATGTGCAATTGGGCAACCTCGCGGCCGATCTGGGCCGGGCCCTGTGCACGCTGATTCCGCGCGGTGTGCCCAGTCTGCTCGTCGGCTCGCTCACCTTCGGCCTGGTGCTGCCCACCTCGCCCGAGTCTTACCTGCTCGGCGCGTTCAGTGTCCTACTGGCCGCGGCCCTTTCGTATCTATCGCTGTTCGCGTTGACGATGGTCGCGTTCTGGGTCGTGGAGACGCGGGGTATCCGCTCGCTGTATCAGACCGGCGGTACCTTCCTCGCGGGGCTTTTCGTGCCGGTGCACATCTTCCCGGACTGGCTGCGCGCCATTGCCGAGTCCACACCGTTCCCGTCGATGCTGCAGGTGCCGGTGGATGTGCTGTCCGGGCGCGTCACCGGCTGGGACGCGGCCCACCTGGTGGGCACCCAGGTCTTCTGGCTGCTGGTGGTGGGTGCGGCCGGGCGGGTCCTGCTGGCGGCGGGGCGGCGCAAGCTGGAGGTGCAGGGTGGTTGA